TTCAGTCTGCTCTGCAGAAGTTGAAATACGCCTGGGAAGACAAGGCAGATAACGTAGCACGCAACTGAGCTCATGagtggaggagaaaagagaaaatgtgtcTCTGTAGGTAACCCCTGGGGGAGCCCATTTTGCAGTAAATGCAGAAACAGCATTATTAAATCAGGATGAGGGTAAGAAGGACTGCCAGAAAtggaccccacccccacccccaccccccacaccgcCCCAGGTCACTGCACCTGCCCAAGCCTTGGTTCTCTCCCTTGAAAAACAGGGACGATGGTAGCACCTCCCTCAGTGGGTTACTGTGGTGAGGATTCAGCAAGATAATCCCCGAAGCTTCCAGGAGATGAaggatgctcagtaaatatttgtgatgattattcacagagatgaacctaaaAGCTAAATGCCACAAGTGACTGGCTGGATGTTACAATGTCTGGGGAATGCTTCGCAGCCTGACCCTTATTCCAGAAAGTTCTGTGAGTATCCTCATGACCTCACTGAACGTCAGCGCCGCCTGCTCTTAACAGGGAGAGCCACAGACTCTGCAGTGCGTGGCAGGCAGGGCCTGTCACTGTCGACTGTTGTCGCTGTGGCTGTAGCAGTGGAGGTGGCCGGGCCTTCTTTCCCACCTCCCTTCTTCCCCATGGTCAGCCCCGCTCCCAGGCTCTGTCTGTGCCCCTGCAGCTCCCCGGCGGTGGCCTTTTTGTTCAGTGCTTCGTTGGCGGCTGGGACTCACCCTGATTGAAAAGCTCCAGATGTGTGCTCGGAAGCCCGGGAGCACAGGAGTCACAGCAAGACCAGCAGCGGTTGCTGAGAGGACGCCACGCTGACTGGGGATCGAGAGGGTGGCTTCCTTcaaacagagaaaggaaaaagccCCTTGAACCAATCTGAATGTAAAATCCAAAAGCTATGGCCACCGCGAGGAAAACAACAGTCATGATGGCGGCCAGGAGGCCGTCGCCGTGGGAATGCAGTCGGCCTGAGCATGTGGTGTCTGCGCAGGGCCCGAGACCTTCCAGGGAGGGGAGAAATACTTTTTGGCTGACTCTCCTGACTCTGTGTTTCCTACAATTCTACAACAAAGATCCAGGAAcatgagaaaaggaaaatgagaaaatgtgtccTGTGATCCAAATTTAAGCTAAGAACAGGACAGGCAATGTGAGCCAAATAGAAATGAGGCCAAGAGTGCTTTCTTGGGgccccagcattttttttttctttcgaatGCCCAAACCTGTTTAACTGCTTAGTGTGAACTCTAGTTCTGGGATACAGTTCACTATGGGAAAGGAAATTTAATTAGCACTGGCGACCTCACCTTCATTCTTAGGTCAATACAGTAAACTGGCATATGAATAGTGATTTCTACCAATTGATTcctgaaggaaaagagagaaaaggagagaggaagacacacacacccacacacacacacatacacacacacacacacacacacacacagagacagagacagagagagacaatgaggcacagagaaagagaaacaggcagagagagagagagagagagagacagagagaggggaagagagacagaaaacagagacagaaagaaagagacagacagagaaagagagacagagaggcagagagagacagagaa
The DNA window shown above is from Symphalangus syndactylus isolate Jambi chromosome 19, NHGRI_mSymSyn1-v2.1_pri, whole genome shotgun sequence and carries:
- the LOC129458388 gene encoding uncharacterized protein isoform X1, translated to MTVVFLAVAIAFGFYIQIGSRGFFLSLFEGSHPLDPQSAWRPLSNRCWSCCDSCAPGLPSTHLELFNQAFRFISVNNHHKYLLSILHLLEASGIILLNPHHSNPLREVLPSSLFFKGENQGTGSCYVAQADLELLASSNPNSSVSQIAEIMGTSHCTWTSSDIIKQRIFSRADATCAYSIFAECLLLCLLCPH
- the LOC129458388 gene encoding uncharacterized protein isoform X2 — encoded protein: MTVVFLAVAIAFGFYIQIGSRGFFLSLFEGSHPLDPQSAWRPLSNRCWSCCDSCAPGLPSTHLELFNQETGSHSRVECGGANTAHCSLELLGSNNLLASASQVAETTVWTSPSDLPVLADLSLQTRHICRSTY
- the LOC129458388 gene encoding uncharacterized protein isoform X3 codes for the protein MTVVFLAVAIAFGFYIQIGSRGFFLSLFEGSHPLDPQSAWRPLSNRCWSCCDSCAPGLPSTHLELFNQETGSHSRVECGGANTAHCSLELLGSNNLLASASQVAETTGLG